Proteins encoded in a region of the Cheilinus undulatus linkage group 8, ASM1832078v1, whole genome shotgun sequence genome:
- the arl4aa gene encoding ADP-ribosylation factor-like 4aa, giving the protein MGNGLSEQPGFISNIPFFQSFHIAILGLDSAGKTTVLYRLQFNEFVNTVPTKGFNAEKVKLSLGGHRTGTFHFWDVGGQEKLRPLWKSYTRCTDGIIFVVDSVDAERMEEAKTELHKIAKTSENQGVPLLVVANKQDLRHSLGLAEIEKLLALKELGPATPWHLQPACAIIGDGLRDGLEKLHDMILKRRKALRQQRKKR; this is encoded by the coding sequence ATGGGGAACGGATTGTCAGAGCAGCCCGGCTTCATCTCAAACATCCCGTTCTTTCAGTCGTTCCACATCGCCATCCTGGGCCTGGACTCTGCAGGGAAGACCACCGTCCTGTACAGACTCCAGTTCAATGAGTTTGTGAACACGGTGCCCACCAAAGGTTTCAATGCAGAGAAGGTGAAACTGTCTCTGGGCGGCCACAGGACCGGGACGTTCCACTTCTGGGATGTAGGCGGTCAGGAGAAGCTTCGCCCTTTGTGGAAGTCGTACACGCGATGCACGGACGGCATCATTTTCGTGGTGGACTCTGTCGACGCGGAGCGCATGGAGGAGGCTAAGACGGAGCTCCATAAGATCGCCAAGACGTCTGAGAATCAGGGGGTGCCTCTGTTGGTGGTCGCCAACAAACAGGACTTAAGGCACTCTTTGGGACTAGCGGAAATTGAGAAACTGTTGGCGCTGAAAGAACTGGGCCCTGCGACCCCTTGGCACCTGCAGCCAGCCTGCGCCATCATCGGAGACGGACTTAGAGATGGCCTGGAGAAACTCCATGACATGATCCTCAAAAGGAGGAAGGCACTCCGGCAGCAGAGGAAAAAGAGATAA